From the genome of Blautia pseudococcoides, one region includes:
- a CDS encoding M20 family metallopeptidase, which yields MSNVTREEILKLAESQTEDFIKLVSDLIRIPSENPTGTQREVVDFVKNYLKEAGIASEEVAAHPDFPCVLAKIGKEDGFSVILNGHVDVVPAGDREQWEFDPFSGEVTDKLILGRGTSDMKAGVAGLLFAMKILTESKAELNGNIRLHIVSDEESGGEYGSRWLCDNGYAKDANACLIAEPTSNNTIEIGQKGGLTLIMKANGRSAHGSLGGFKGENAIIKLSKVLDKLQGLTKIEGHFKDSQAHALENSKLIAQQEIGEPGIGEVISHVSANVGVIQGGTRPNMVPDYCEAIVDVRLPIGVDHEEIEEMVRTMIRESGETGIEYEAQWKSEGNYTDEDAAIVQTVKKNAEALWGIDVIPAYQWASSDAREYRAQGIPTIQYGPSNTEGIHSYNENVDIEDAVNAGRIYILSLCDLMGIE from the coding sequence ATGAGTAATGTGACAAGAGAAGAAATCCTGAAACTGGCTGAGAGCCAGACAGAAGACTTTATTAAACTGGTATCTGATCTGATCAGGATCCCAAGTGAAAATCCTACCGGAACCCAGAGGGAAGTGGTGGATTTTGTTAAGAATTATCTGAAAGAGGCTGGCATTGCCAGTGAGGAAGTTGCGGCACATCCTGATTTCCCCTGTGTACTTGCAAAGATCGGTAAAGAGGATGGATTCAGTGTTATCTTAAACGGTCATGTGGACGTTGTTCCGGCCGGTGACAGAGAGCAGTGGGAGTTTGACCCGTTCTCCGGGGAAGTGACAGACAAACTGATCCTGGGAAGAGGAACTTCCGATATGAAAGCCGGCGTAGCCGGGCTTCTGTTCGCCATGAAGATACTCACAGAGTCAAAAGCAGAGTTGAACGGCAATATCCGACTCCACATTGTTTCCGATGAGGAGAGCGGCGGGGAATACGGTTCCAGATGGCTGTGTGACAATGGGTATGCAAAGGATGCGAATGCCTGCCTGATCGCGGAGCCAACATCCAACAATACTATCGAGATCGGCCAGAAAGGCGGCCTGACTTTGATCATGAAAGCCAACGGTAGATCCGCACATGGAAGCCTGGGCGGATTTAAAGGGGAAAATGCCATCATTAAGCTTTCCAAGGTACTGGATAAGCTGCAGGGCCTGACAAAAATCGAGGGACATTTTAAGGACAGCCAGGCTCATGCACTGGAGAATTCCAAGCTGATTGCACAGCAGGAGATTGGTGAACCGGGAATCGGTGAGGTTATCAGCCATGTTTCCGCCAATGTTGGTGTGATCCAGGGCGGAACACGTCCAAATATGGTTCCCGATTACTGTGAGGCTATTGTGGATGTACGTCTTCCCATCGGTGTGGACCATGAGGAGATTGAGGAGATGGTGCGCACCATGATCCGTGAGAGCGGTGAGACAGGTATCGAGTATGAAGCGCAGTGGAAGAGCGAAGGCAACTACACAGACGAGGATGCAGCGATCGTGCAGACCGTGAAGAAGAATGCAGAGGCACTGTGGGGCATTGATGTGATTCCCGCTTACCAGTGGGCATCCAGTGATGCAAGAGAGTACCGCGCACAGGGTATTCCTACCATTCAGTACGGCCCGTCCAATACGGAAGGTATTCATTCTTATAATGAGAATGTGGATATTGAGGATGCAGTGAATGCGGGAAGGATTTATATTCTGTCACTGTGTGATCTGATGGGAATTGAATAA
- a CDS encoding ABC transporter ATP-binding protein: MKDEKKVLMKVRNLTKEFKIKASKFGEQPQVLHAVNDVSVDIYEGETLGIIGESGCGKSTFGKTLIQLHKATSGSVEYNGRDIFSLQGKELKDLKRDIQMVFQDPYSSLDPRKTAAKIIAEPLVVHKLEPDKKKRDDKVLGLMREVGLDVQHVNRFPHEFSGGQRQRINVARALALNPKLIICDEPVSALDVSIQAQVLNLFNRLQKEYNLTYVFISHDLGVIKHVSDRIAIMYLGRIVELCDADKLYDNPLHPYTKALLSAIPTESPFVKKERIVLKGDIPSPIGDQKGCPLAGRCPQCMERCRKEMPKLMKQEEGHQVACFLYDEK, from the coding sequence ATGAAGGATGAGAAAAAGGTTCTTATGAAGGTCAGGAACCTGACCAAGGAATTTAAGATAAAAGCCAGCAAATTCGGTGAGCAGCCCCAGGTTCTCCATGCAGTAAACGATGTTTCCGTGGATATCTATGAGGGTGAGACACTGGGTATTATCGGAGAATCAGGATGCGGTAAATCCACATTTGGAAAAACTCTCATCCAGCTTCATAAGGCCACTTCCGGAAGTGTGGAGTACAACGGCAGGGATATTTTTTCCTTACAGGGAAAGGAACTGAAGGACTTAAAGAGGGATATCCAGATGGTATTCCAGGATCCGTACTCCTCCCTTGACCCCAGAAAAACAGCGGCAAAGATTATCGCTGAACCTTTGGTGGTGCACAAACTGGAGCCTGACAAGAAGAAAAGAGATGACAAAGTGCTGGGACTCATGCGTGAGGTTGGCCTTGACGTACAGCATGTGAACCGTTTCCCTCATGAGTTTTCAGGGGGACAGAGGCAGCGTATCAATGTTGCCCGGGCACTTGCCCTGAATCCCAAGCTGATCATCTGTGATGAGCCGGTTTCCGCTCTGGACGTATCCATCCAGGCGCAGGTACTGAACCTGTTTAACCGTCTGCAGAAGGAATATAACCTGACTTATGTATTTATCTCCCATGACTTGGGCGTTATCAAACATGTAAGTGACAGGATCGCGATCATGTATCTGGGCAGAATCGTGGAGCTGTGTGATGCGGATAAGCTGTATGATAATCCGCTTCATCCATACACAAAGGCACTGCTGTCCGCGATCCCAACGGAATCTCCTTTTGTAAAGAAAGAGAGAATTGTCCTAAAAGGAGATATTCCCAGTCCTATCGGGGACCAGAAAGGCTGTCCGCTGGCAGGAAGATGTCCGCAGTGCATGGAGCGATGCCGTAAAGAAATGCCTAAGCTTATGAAGCAGGAGGAGGGCCATCAGGTAGCCTGCTTCCTGTATGATGAGAAATAA
- a CDS encoding ABC transporter ATP-binding protein has translation MSDTLLTVKDLKTYFFLASGVSKAVDGVSFELKKGETMGIVGESGSGKSVSSSSIIRLLPPRTGKIVGGKIDFDGKDVLKLTKKELLDFRGKDIAVIFQDPMTSLDPVFKIGNQMVEMICAHQDVDKKTAWNMAVEALKKVGIPQPEKRMEAYPYELSGGMCQRVIIAMAVCCKPKLVIADEPTTALDVTVQAQVLALLQELQDEYNTSILLITHNLGVVWEMCDTVMVLYAGNTVEYATTKELYAKPMHPYTWGLLDSMPKLSDENKGILNTIPGTPPDLRLTGKCCNFYNRCPYVTDKCRDEVPPLVEVEPGHFVACHRQNLENKLVRGEVNEENEG, from the coding sequence ATGAGTGATACCTTACTGACAGTAAAAGATTTAAAGACTTACTTTTTCCTTGCAAGCGGCGTGTCAAAAGCAGTGGATGGTGTCAGTTTTGAGTTGAAAAAGGGAGAGACCATGGGAATTGTGGGAGAATCCGGCTCAGGCAAGAGTGTAAGCTCCTCATCCATTATACGTCTGCTTCCGCCGCGTACCGGAAAAATTGTGGGCGGCAAGATCGACTTTGACGGCAAGGATGTGCTGAAGCTTACCAAGAAAGAGCTTTTGGACTTCCGCGGCAAGGATATAGCAGTTATTTTCCAGGACCCCATGACAAGCCTGGACCCGGTATTTAAAATCGGAAACCAGATGGTTGAGATGATCTGCGCCCATCAGGATGTGGATAAAAAGACAGCCTGGAATATGGCAGTGGAAGCGCTGAAAAAGGTAGGGATCCCCCAGCCGGAAAAACGTATGGAGGCATATCCATATGAGTTGTCCGGCGGTATGTGCCAGCGTGTTATCATAGCTATGGCAGTATGCTGTAAGCCTAAACTGGTCATTGCCGATGAGCCGACAACCGCTCTTGACGTTACCGTTCAGGCCCAGGTGCTGGCGCTTCTGCAGGAACTGCAGGACGAGTATAATACTTCTATCCTGCTGATCACCCATAACCTGGGTGTTGTATGGGAAATGTGCGATACAGTTATGGTGCTCTATGCGGGCAATACGGTTGAGTATGCGACCACTAAAGAGCTGTATGCCAAACCCATGCATCCGTATACCTGGGGGCTTCTGGATTCTATGCCAAAGCTCTCTGATGAGAACAAAGGAATTCTGAACACCATACCTGGAACACCGCCTGACCTGCGTTTGACAGGAAAATGCTGTAACTTCTACAACCGCTGTCCTTATGTGACGGACAAATGCAGGGATGAAGTACCGCCTCTGGTAGAAGTGGAGCCGGGACATTTTGTGGCCTGTCACAGGCAGAATTTGGAGAATAAATTAGTCAGAGGGGAAGTGAACGAAGAAAATGAAGGATGA
- a CDS encoding M20 family metallopeptidase, producing the protein MSDFKERVQKRVEEILPELIGLSNTVWEHPEYNFNEFHACRSMSELLKKFGFQVTTGVGGVETSVRAVYDTGKEGPNIGIFGEFDAVPGMGHSCGHNLMCAMAVGAGEAVHSVMDEIGGKVTVFGTPAEEGGGGKIIMLNNGAFQGLDIAMILHSASDTVVNDISYSRTDVIVDYYGKTSHAATWPEEGISALNPVLDLFQIVNSMRLELADKGKIIGVISKGGEEPIYIPDHCQAKFTIRSFSMKYKLELLERFKNICEHVAAITNTRLEFSYDGLSYEDIRNNQSLENALEKNFTDLGEIVRPREKALGIGCTDMGNVTHEIPGLQSYVLVVPETRGHTKEFEDACYSEAGHKTIAVGSKAMAMTAVDVLTNPELLEAVRRDFKEMKEKYE; encoded by the coding sequence ATGAGCGATTTTAAAGAGAGAGTACAAAAGAGGGTGGAGGAGATTCTGCCTGAGTTGATCGGACTTTCCAACACGGTTTGGGAACATCCGGAATATAATTTTAATGAATTTCATGCCTGCAGATCCATGTCAGAACTTCTTAAGAAATTCGGCTTTCAGGTGACAACAGGTGTGGGCGGTGTTGAAACTTCCGTGAGAGCTGTGTATGACACAGGGAAGGAAGGTCCAAATATCGGTATTTTCGGCGAATTTGACGCGGTTCCGGGAATGGGGCATTCCTGCGGACATAATCTGATGTGTGCTATGGCAGTTGGAGCCGGCGAAGCGGTCCATTCTGTCATGGATGAGATTGGCGGTAAAGTGACCGTATTCGGAACTCCTGCGGAGGAAGGCGGCGGCGGTAAGATAATCATGTTGAACAACGGCGCCTTTCAGGGGCTGGATATTGCCATGATCCTTCACTCAGCCAGCGATACCGTGGTGAATGATATCTCTTATTCCCGGACAGATGTGATCGTGGACTACTATGGAAAAACATCCCATGCAGCCACATGGCCGGAGGAGGGGATCAGTGCCCTGAATCCTGTGCTGGACCTGTTCCAGATCGTAAATTCCATGCGTCTGGAGCTGGCTGACAAAGGCAAGATCATTGGTGTCATCTCCAAGGGCGGAGAAGAGCCAATCTATATACCGGATCATTGTCAGGCCAAGTTCACCATTCGTTCCTTCAGCATGAAGTATAAGCTGGAGCTGCTGGAGCGTTTCAAGAATATCTGTGAGCACGTAGCTGCCATTACCAATACAAGACTGGAGTTTTCCTATGACGGACTTTCCTATGAGGATATCCGCAACAACCAGTCTTTGGAAAATGCCTTGGAAAAGAATTTCACAGACCTGGGCGAGATCGTGAGGCCGAGAGAGAAAGCTCTGGGCATCGGCTGTACGGACATGGGAAATGTGACCCATGAGATACCGGGACTGCAGTCTTATGTGCTGGTAGTGCCGGAGACCAGAGGTCATACAAAAGAGTTTGAGGATGCCTGCTACAGCGAAGCCGGACACAAGACCATTGCAGTTGGTTCCAAAGCCATGGCTATGACTGCCGTGGATGTTCTGACAAATCCGGAGCTTTTGGAGGCGGTCAGAAGAGACTTTAAGGAAATGAAGGAAAAATACGAATAG
- a CDS encoding ABC transporter permease, producing the protein MSAQNTEALGVKAQEDMLKKERRANNVWNKLKRNKTAMIGLFIVLFMVFIAIFAPIITNVDPDEIHPLDTFLTPGQNGHIFGTDEFGRDLFARVLYGSRVSIIVAVGGTIVAGIIGILLGLVAGYMGGFMDAFIMRIMDGLLAFPFVLLSIILMTVLGPGIVNVIIAIGVGNVPSFARVVRGEVHIVKNEEYCNAGRVIGVSNMRMLFSHILPNILSPVIVYATLGVAGAIISEAALSFLGLGISTPTSSWGSILRQGKDCLNTAPHVAMISGLFILVTVLGFNLLGDGIRDVLDPKMKK; encoded by the coding sequence ATGAGCGCACAGAATACAGAAGCCTTAGGCGTAAAAGCTCAGGAGGACATGCTGAAAAAAGAGCGCCGGGCCAATAATGTCTGGAATAAACTGAAAAGAAATAAGACGGCTATGATCGGTCTTTTCATCGTGCTGTTTATGGTGTTCATTGCCATTTTCGCTCCCATCATAACAAATGTGGACCCGGATGAGATCCATCCTCTGGACACCTTTCTGACTCCGGGGCAGAATGGTCATATTTTCGGAACGGATGAGTTCGGAAGGGACCTGTTTGCCAGGGTTCTCTATGGTTCACGTGTCTCCATCATCGTCGCAGTGGGCGGTACCATTGTTGCAGGTATCATTGGGATCCTGCTGGGGCTGGTAGCCGGTTACATGGGCGGATTTATGGATGCTTTTATCATGCGTATTATGGACGGCCTTCTGGCTTTCCCGTTTGTCCTTCTGTCCATTATCCTGATGACAGTCCTGGGACCGGGAATTGTCAACGTGATCATAGCCATCGGTGTGGGGAATGTGCCCAGTTTTGCCAGGGTTGTGCGCGGTGAAGTGCATATTGTGAAAAATGAAGAATATTGTAACGCAGGAAGAGTTATCGGTGTTTCCAATATGAGAATGCTGTTTTCACATATTCTGCCGAACATTCTCTCCCCGGTTATCGTTTACGCCACACTGGGCGTTGCTGGTGCCATTATTTCTGAGGCTGCCCTGAGCTTTTTAGGACTTGGTATCTCCACACCGACTTCATCCTGGGGAAGTATCCTGCGACAGGGTAAGGACTGCCTGAACACGGCTCCTCATGTAGCTATGATCTCCGGTCTGTTCATCCTTGTCACAGTTCTTGGATTCAACCTTCTGGGTGATGGCATCCGTGACGTACTTGACCCGAAGATGAAGAAATAA
- a CDS encoding ABC transporter permease, which translates to MLKTILKRILQSIPTLLIVVTVTFILTRMIPGNPARSLLGPQASPDAIEELEEEMGLNKSKGEQYVDYMFNVLKGDFGKSYVYNKSVTSLIAERIPNTLVITLTSLVIALIIGLAIGVFSALHQYSILDYVFMILALVGVSMPIFWLGMMLVMTFSVNLGWFPALGMGDMSQGLGNFISHMILPCFCLATIPTATFARITRSSMLEVVNNDSIKSLRARGIKESVVIWKHALKNALPPIVTVLGLQLAQAFTGAILTESIFSWPGMGTMIVSAIDNRDYQLIQGTVLFIAVVFVVVNLLVDVVYMLINPRVSYESGKGGN; encoded by the coding sequence GTGTTAAAAACCATTTTGAAGAGAATCTTACAAAGTATTCCAACCCTCTTGATCGTAGTGACGGTAACCTTTATTCTGACCAGAATGATTCCAGGTAACCCAGCCCGAAGCTTACTCGGGCCTCAGGCATCTCCGGACGCCATTGAGGAACTGGAAGAGGAGATGGGACTGAATAAGAGTAAGGGAGAACAGTATGTGGATTACATGTTCAATGTCCTGAAAGGGGATTTCGGAAAATCCTATGTATACAACAAATCGGTGACAAGCCTGATCGCGGAGAGGATTCCAAATACACTTGTCATCACCCTTACAAGTCTTGTAATTGCATTGATCATCGGACTTGCCATAGGTGTTTTTTCTGCACTGCACCAGTATTCTATCCTGGATTATGTGTTCATGATCCTGGCTCTGGTGGGTGTGTCTATGCCTATCTTCTGGTTAGGTATGATGCTGGTTATGACGTTCAGCGTAAATCTGGGCTGGTTCCCGGCTCTGGGTATGGGTGATATGAGTCAGGGACTGGGGAATTTTATCAGCCATATGATCCTGCCCTGTTTTTGTCTGGCAACCATACCTACAGCTACATTTGCTAGGATCACCCGTTCCAGTATGCTGGAAGTTGTGAATAATGACTCTATAAAATCCCTCCGTGCAAGAGGTATCAAAGAGAGCGTAGTCATCTGGAAGCATGCACTGAAAAATGCACTGCCGCCAATCGTTACGGTTCTGGGACTTCAGCTTGCCCAGGCATTTACCGGGGCTATTCTGACAGAGAGTATTTTCTCCTGGCCGGGGATGGGCACCATGATCGTAAGTGCCATTGACAACCGTGATTATCAGCTTATCCAGGGAACCGTCCTGTTCATTGCAGTGGTGTTCGTTGTGGTCAATTTGCTGGTGGACGTGGTCTACATGCTGATCAACCCGAGAGTAAGCTACGAAAGCGGAAAAGGAGGAAACTAA
- a CDS encoding ABC transporter substrate-binding protein has protein sequence MKRKSLALALAAVLCVSSLTACGSSGNDSKKDTADKGTEAGTESGGETEQVEKEQIEVPDEPTKGGTLTVSLSSSPRNLDPAKYTGSYEGQVINNVCDRVVEYNKDLSEIVPSLAEEWTVSDDGLTYVFKIRQGVKFQKGKYQDGREMTAEDIAYSLNRSAKDSSLNRLDMLENAEVTGDWEVTCTLAEPNAAFLTALTDAGNSIVPKEEVEGWGDDFGAHLVGTGPFAMESFELDQQSVLVKNPDYWVAEPNLDKLVFKVITDSNQAANALKTGEIDIASSITGEAVKSVRDDSKLQLMEMPGLHVAYIYFNQVNGPTADKKVREALIKAINVEEMTASIYQYGEAVPAKLSLPPGSWGYDASCEELVPDYDPEGAKKLLTEAGYPDGFECDLYISNTALREKMATLVQAYLKTNLNVTVNINKSEWGTFSESAASGNAHMYGMSWTWYPDPYFFLNKLFSSKEIGALGNGQGFSNAEVDQLLDDALKATDQNERAEMYKKALRIVTEELPGIFYSNENVIHGLNPEVQDFVQKADNQMFFVTPWTNVWKVQ, from the coding sequence ATGAAAAGAAAGAGTTTAGCATTAGCGCTTGCCGCAGTGCTCTGCGTATCCTCCCTGACAGCGTGTGGGAGCTCAGGAAACGACAGCAAAAAAGACACGGCTGATAAGGGAACCGAAGCGGGAACAGAATCCGGCGGTGAAACAGAACAGGTGGAAAAAGAACAGATTGAAGTGCCTGACGAACCTACTAAGGGAGGAACCCTTACCGTATCCTTATCCTCTTCACCGAGGAATCTGGACCCGGCGAAATATACAGGTTCTTATGAGGGCCAGGTGATCAACAACGTATGTGACAGGGTTGTTGAGTACAACAAAGATTTATCAGAGATCGTACCTTCATTGGCAGAGGAATGGACAGTCAGCGATGACGGACTTACATACGTGTTCAAAATCCGCCAGGGTGTAAAATTCCAGAAAGGTAAATACCAGGACGGACGTGAGATGACAGCAGAAGATATCGCTTACTCCTTAAACCGTTCCGCAAAAGATTCTTCCCTGAATCGTCTGGATATGCTGGAGAACGCAGAAGTGACAGGTGACTGGGAAGTGACATGTACACTGGCTGAGCCAAACGCAGCGTTCCTGACAGCTCTTACCGATGCAGGAAACTCCATTGTTCCCAAAGAGGAAGTTGAGGGATGGGGAGATGACTTCGGTGCACATCTGGTAGGTACAGGCCCATTTGCAATGGAATCCTTTGAGCTTGACCAGCAGTCTGTACTGGTGAAAAACCCGGATTACTGGGTAGCAGAACCAAACCTGGACAAACTGGTATTCAAAGTGATCACAGATTCCAACCAGGCAGCCAATGCCCTGAAGACAGGTGAAATTGATATAGCATCCAGTATCACAGGTGAGGCAGTGAAGTCCGTACGTGACGACTCCAAACTGCAGTTAATGGAGATGCCGGGTCTGCATGTGGCTTACATTTACTTCAACCAGGTAAATGGACCTACAGCTGACAAAAAAGTAAGAGAAGCATTGATCAAGGCTATCAACGTGGAAGAAATGACAGCCAGCATCTACCAGTACGGGGAAGCTGTTCCGGCTAAATTATCTCTGCCGCCGGGATCCTGGGGATATGATGCATCCTGTGAAGAACTGGTACCGGATTATGATCCGGAAGGCGCTAAGAAGCTCCTTACAGAAGCAGGATATCCGGATGGATTTGAATGCGACCTTTATATTTCCAATACAGCATTACGTGAGAAAATGGCAACTCTGGTACAGGCATACTTAAAAACAAACCTGAATGTTACGGTAAACATCAACAAGAGCGAGTGGGGTACCTTCAGTGAGTCCGCAGCTTCAGGAAACGCCCATATGTACGGCATGTCCTGGACCTGGTATCCGGATCCGTACTTCTTCCTGAACAAGCTGTTCTCCAGCAAAGAGATCGGAGCTCTCGGCAATGGTCAGGGATTCTCCAACGCAGAAGTTGACCAGCTGCTTGACGACGCATTGAAAGCGACAGACCAGAACGAACGTGCAGAAATGTATAAAAAAGCACTGAGGATCGTGACAGAAGAACTGCCGGGTATCTTCTACTCTAACGAGAATGTTATCCACGGCCTGAATCCGGAAGTACAGGATTTTGTACAGAAGGCAGACAACCAGATGTTCTTTGTGACACCGTGGACAAATGTCTGGAAAGTACAGTAA
- a CDS encoding DUF1177 domain-containing protein gives MILRQVLELFDMLDTPSANGKQITELLKERGAHEVTVETVTSEKGSTDCITVLIKGSDGRSSGGSTPTLGIIGRLGGLGARPELTGFVSDGDGALAALSAGLKLAEMNKNGDVLKGDILVATHICPDAPTQDHYPVPFMDSSIDMQTNNEKEVDPRMDAIISIDTTKGNKVINTNGFAISPTIKSGYILEVSDDLLDVMTRVTGKLPYVFPVSQQDITPYGNDLHHLNSILQPATATDAPVVGVAITTEQPVAGCATGASHPLDVESAARFAVEVAKDYGEGKISFYNEQEYAHLLELYGEMKVFQTFGR, from the coding sequence ATGATTTTAAGACAGGTTTTGGAATTATTTGACATGCTTGACACACCGTCAGCAAACGGAAAACAGATCACAGAGTTATTAAAAGAGCGCGGCGCACATGAAGTTACCGTGGAGACCGTAACCAGTGAAAAAGGCAGCACAGACTGCATCACTGTATTGATCAAAGGAAGCGACGGCAGATCAAGCGGCGGCAGCACCCCGACTCTGGGCATTATCGGACGTCTGGGCGGCCTGGGCGCACGCCCGGAACTGACAGGCTTCGTCTCCGACGGTGACGGTGCCCTGGCAGCACTCTCCGCAGGTCTGAAGCTTGCTGAGATGAACAAAAACGGCGATGTACTGAAAGGCGACATTCTTGTAGCCACCCACATCTGCCCGGATGCTCCTACACAGGATCACTATCCTGTTCCGTTCATGGATTCATCCATTGACATGCAGACCAACAACGAAAAAGAAGTAGACCCCCGCATGGACGCCATTATCTCCATTGACACCACAAAGGGCAACAAAGTCATCAACACCAACGGCTTTGCCATCTCCCCAACCATCAAGAGCGGCTACATTCTGGAAGTCAGCGATGACCTCTTGGACGTAATGACCCGCGTGACGGGAAAACTGCCGTATGTATTCCCGGTTTCCCAGCAGGACATCACACCTTACGGCAATGACCTGCACCACTTAAACAGCATCCTGCAGCCTGCAACAGCTACAGATGCCCCTGTAGTAGGTGTCGCCATCACCACCGAGCAGCCGGTAGCCGGCTGTGCAACAGGTGCCAGCCATCCTCTTGACGTAGAATCCGCAGCAAGATTTGCAGTTGAAGTAGCCAAAGACTACGGAGAAGGCAAGATTTCCTTCTACAACGAACAGGAATACGCTCACCTTCTGGAACTCTACGGCGAAATGAAAGTCTTCCAGACCTTCGGCAGATAA
- a CDS encoding AroM family protein, whose translation MKKSDTNQTPASRTQIKIGAVTIGQSPRTDITGDICPLLAPNITLEEYGALDPFDKDYINQNFAPGPDSSVLVTRMRDASQVIIGEEHILPLVQSCITQAEAGGCQATVLLCTGKFPKLRHERMLIIPQPLIHSLLQKLADDRPIGLLVPDESQIPQAQSWFSESDIQVQVQALSPYLKSSLLQEKAHSLQKENLSLILPDCMGYSIALKKELEHHLPIPILLPRTFIATLLNELFGS comes from the coding sequence ATGAAAAAATCTGATACAAATCAAACTCCGGCATCCCGGACCCAGATAAAAATAGGAGCCGTCACTATAGGACAGAGTCCCCGGACCGATATTACCGGGGACATCTGTCCTTTATTGGCTCCCAACATAACCCTTGAGGAATACGGTGCCCTGGACCCCTTTGACAAAGACTACATCAACCAGAACTTCGCCCCCGGCCCGGACAGTTCCGTCCTGGTCACCCGTATGCGCGACGCCTCCCAGGTCATCATCGGTGAGGAACACATTCTCCCCCTGGTCCAGTCCTGCATCACTCAGGCAGAAGCCGGCGGCTGTCAGGCCACCGTCCTCCTCTGCACCGGCAAATTCCCCAAACTCCGCCACGAAAGGATGCTGATCATCCCCCAGCCCCTCATCCACAGCCTCCTGCAAAAACTGGCAGACGACCGTCCCATAGGTCTCCTGGTCCCGGACGAATCCCAAATCCCCCAGGCCCAAAGCTGGTTTTCCGAGAGCGACATCCAGGTCCAGGTCCAAGCCCTCTCCCCCTACTTAAAAAGCTCCCTTCTGCAAGAAAAAGCCCATTCCCTGCAAAAAGAAAATCTGTCCCTGATCCTCCCCGACTGCATGGGTTACAGCATCGCCCTAAAAAAAGAACTGGAACACCACCTCCCCATCCCGATCCTCCTCCCCCGCACATTCATAGCCACCCTCCTAAACGAACTCTTCGGCTCCTGA
- a CDS encoding amidohydrolase: MLCIKNGLVYTIAEKEPFKGDVLIGDGKIRAVGADLEIPEGTEVLDAEGLEVYPGFVEAHCHTGLDGYGIGYEGRDYCELNDLVTPQLRAIDGINPLDPCFQHAREAGVTCIGTGPGSADVLGGTFAAVKTVGKRIDKMVVKYPVAMKCAFGENPKNCYQDKGDTSRMTTAALLRNELFKARAYMEKKEAAGDDVRKQPEFNLKLESLIPVLKKEIPLKAHAHQANDIFTALRIAREFGLDITLEHVTEGHLIADELAGEHVPMAVGPTLTHATKFELQNKSWTTPGVLASMGCQVSIITDAPVIPQEFLPLCAGLAVKAGMDEFDALKAITINPAKHLGVEDRVGSLEVGKDADVVVMSGSPLKVESLVKYVFIDGVMVYQN, translated from the coding sequence ATGTTATGCATTAAAAATGGTCTGGTTTACACGATCGCAGAAAAGGAACCTTTTAAAGGAGATGTCCTGATCGGGGATGGAAAGATCCGTGCCGTGGGTGCGGATCTGGAGATCCCGGAGGGCACGGAAGTTCTTGACGCGGAGGGGCTGGAGGTCTATCCGGGATTTGTGGAGGCCCACTGCCATACAGGGCTGGACGGTTACGGGATTGGCTATGAGGGAAGAGATTACTGTGAACTCAACGATTTGGTGACACCCCAGCTTCGTGCCATTGACGGGATCAACCCTCTGGACCCGTGCTTTCAGCATGCAAGAGAGGCCGGTGTGACTTGTATTGGGACAGGCCCTGGCAGCGCGGATGTGCTGGGCGGAACTTTTGCGGCAGTGAAGACTGTGGGGAAACGGATCGACAAGATGGTAGTGAAATATCCGGTTGCCATGAAGTGCGCATTTGGGGAGAATCCTAAGAACTGTTATCAGGACAAGGGGGATACTTCCAGGATGACCACTGCGGCACTTTTGAGGAATGAGCTGTTTAAGGCAAGGGCTTATATGGAGAAGAAAGAGGCTGCAGGGGATGATGTTCGGAAGCAGCCGGAGTTTAACCTGAAGCTGGAATCCCTGATACCGGTACTGAAGAAGGAAATACCTCTGAAGGCTCATGCACATCAGGCTAATGATATATTTACAGCTCTGCGCATTGCAAGAGAGTTTGGACTGGATATTACATTGGAACATGTGACGGAGGGGCATCTGATCGCGGATGAACTGGCGGGAGAGCATGTGCCTATGGCTGTAGGTCCTACACTGACCCATGCCACAAAGTTCGAGCTGCAGAATAAGAGCTGGACTACGCCGGGCGTTTTAGCTTCTATGGGATGCCAGGTGTCTATCATAACGGATGCGCCGGTGATACCGCAGGAATTTCTGCCGCTTTGCGCGGGACTTGCGGTGAAAGCCGGGATGGATGAATTTGATGCTTTGAAGGCGATCACGATTAATCCTGCAAAACATTTGGGGGTTGAGGATAGAGTCGGGTCCCTGGAAGTGGGGAAGGATGCGGATGTTGTTGTGATGAGTGGGAGTCCTTTGAAGGTGGAATCTTTGGTGAAGTATGTGTTTATTGATGGGGTGATGGTTTATCAGAATTGA